In Acidaminococcus timonensis, one DNA window encodes the following:
- a CDS encoding bactofilin family protein: MGGRKEPGLASLMVLVCLLLVSGLAGILVRTARQELAAQTLRQEARLWAELLWSLEQVRTGEPMLAPGETRLLPAVRFRPDCPPVSLRLEGEKKGLIHRERLQLLDLKNWPLLTGVRLAVTMPGVEERLPFLPGGMVGDGRASRTLAVDWNQLQQAAPCQLPQSRRLALPLSGEFCKGRTGWQLEKRLTGRGILVVSGPVTFQRGSRVLGDFRILSQGDVTVHPGARLENVYLYAGGDMRLMAGCQVKGILAARGRITVEEGASFTPEAKVLEAFVTSWK; this comes from the coding sequence ATGGGAGGTAGGAAAGAGCCCGGGCTGGCAAGCCTTATGGTGCTGGTGTGCCTGCTGTTGGTTTCGGGGCTGGCGGGAATCCTGGTCCGGACGGCCAGACAGGAACTGGCGGCCCAGACCCTGCGGCAGGAGGCCCGGTTGTGGGCAGAACTGTTGTGGAGCCTGGAGCAGGTGCGGACGGGCGAACCGATGCTGGCACCGGGAGAAACCCGGCTTCTGCCGGCGGTCCGGTTCCGGCCGGACTGTCCTCCTGTATCCCTGCGGCTGGAAGGGGAGAAAAAAGGGTTGATCCACCGGGAACGACTGCAGCTGCTGGATCTGAAGAACTGGCCCCTCCTTACGGGAGTACGGCTGGCAGTGACCATGCCCGGGGTGGAGGAGAGGCTTCCCTTTCTGCCCGGGGGGATGGTGGGGGATGGACGGGCCAGCCGGACCCTGGCGGTGGACTGGAACCAGCTGCAGCAGGCAGCCCCCTGCCAGCTGCCCCAATCCCGCCGGCTGGCACTGCCCCTTAGCGGCGAATTCTGCAAGGGCCGCACCGGATGGCAGCTGGAAAAACGGCTGACCGGCCGGGGCATCCTGGTGGTCAGCGGGCCTGTGACTTTTCAGCGGGGCAGCCGGGTACTGGGGGATTTTCGGATTTTGAGCCAGGGGGATGTGACCGTGCACCCCGGCGCCCGGCTGGAAAACGTATACCTGTATGCCGGGGGCGATATGCGCCTCATGGCCGGGTGCCAGGTGAAAGGGATCCTGGCGGCCCGGGGCAGGATCACCGTGGAGGAAGGGGCCAGTTTCACCCCGGAGGCGAAGGTGCTGGAGGCGTTTGTGACCAGCTGGAAATAG
- the pgeF gene encoding peptidoglycan editing factor PgeF → MAGFAFEEKDGIRWGCFPAWKDLGVGHGFTCRRGGESNLTPGGLNMALHVGDDPEKVLRNRQKAARAMGFALNRTATCAQVHGTVLARVTEEEAGRGALELDTTLPGTDGLLTDCRDLPLMLFYADCTPVLLVDTESPAIAVLHAGWRGSVGRIAQKGVQAMHQWYGTRPEAILAGIGPSIGPCCYEVDEKVRDRASGFEGCFTPHGTGHYLLNLWELNRQQLVEAGVRPEHISVAGICTSCRNEAYFSYRKEKGKTGRLAAVLWRK, encoded by the coding sequence ATGGCGGGATTTGCTTTCGAAGAAAAAGACGGGATCCGGTGGGGCTGTTTTCCTGCCTGGAAAGACCTGGGCGTGGGGCACGGATTCACCTGCCGCAGGGGCGGGGAAAGCAACCTGACCCCGGGGGGTCTCAATATGGCCCTCCATGTGGGGGATGATCCGGAAAAAGTCCTGAGGAACCGGCAGAAAGCGGCCCGGGCCATGGGCTTTGCGCTGAACCGGACGGCCACCTGTGCCCAGGTACATGGCACCGTGCTGGCCCGAGTCACGGAAGAGGAAGCCGGCCGGGGTGCCCTGGAACTGGATACCACCCTTCCGGGTACCGACGGGCTGCTGACCGATTGCAGGGATCTGCCCCTGATGCTTTTTTATGCGGACTGTACGCCGGTACTGCTGGTGGATACGGAAAGCCCTGCCATCGCCGTGCTCCATGCAGGCTGGCGGGGCAGCGTGGGCCGGATTGCCCAGAAAGGTGTACAGGCGATGCACCAGTGGTACGGCACCAGGCCGGAAGCTATCCTGGCGGGCATCGGACCCAGCATCGGGCCCTGCTGTTACGAGGTGGATGAAAAGGTACGGGACCGGGCCAGCGGGTTTGAAGGGTGCTTCACCCCCCACGGGACAGGACATTATCTGCTCAACCTGTGGGAACTGAACCGGCAGCAGCTGGTGGAGGCAGGCGTTCGCCCGGAACACATCAGCGTGGCCGGGATCTGTACCAGTTGCCGGAATGAAGCCTATTTTTCCTACCGGAAGGAAAAGGGAAAAACGGGCCGCCTGGCGGCGGTACTGTGGCGAAAGTAA
- a CDS encoding autotransporter outer membrane beta-barrel domain-containing protein, giving the protein MKNKKQLTMALALTLALGGSVPVWAAVQSGPLVVTEKGQTVTDDFDVTNCGNRAILEIGSTAAAGTDDVTTVNSKTISGTYSNKGEANGIWVHDEYPGKVNLADGMTVKVDATGNDYNATGIYLEGVDRRHDPKSTDESVNANEEYKNNGNQISSTTVNVGSGTTITVNAEAPERKTGVRLDAHALENHFGHMTVGDNVNLSVKSGAFSYNQTSGFYSLFYGDTVIGNHFTSTAEAVANKDTGETLIRAMESLHDYFHLNRQQVEALSHDQLTMGSDAHLTSTLLVQSPDNGQQLINNEGLVLSRTDFSIGDRLTVDTTQKGVEQDPEKESSYGQGHTVGIFVHDTKTGTIGAGLKNTVTVANRTDDFADGIFLSGWEMTKRRYPDYNPTEEDKKKDTTEISIKEDSHNDVTVTDSAVGTIRGIEMESNSKLNLGKNGEMTVAQIRGKADAVDGIYIDSASTIHMGDNSQNHIVIDSGNAGSIYGINAQSQSKVTLGDGNQQTIRINGGTVTDVYGINPYSSSEVDVGERGTASICINDGTVRNVYGISPHSSSEVNVGERGNVSITQTGGTVSQLYGVYVLDDSKLQIQKNGTISISQKDGKSSSMIYGLEAYNSSTVSAEDGLQIHIDSENDESTGNVNGLYNFFKSHMTLGNNSDISVVVKNTSQQPAKAVVSGMRNILAKSRFGNDLHVQVQADNYGTAEGIRNTGVDLNSGNKKNGSPATMIIGDNLSVDVKASELSNGGAPTVEGIRNGTNHLPGYTFTDGKNTLLTVGKNAQITVTAPDQVTDVSALHSFNHADAEIGDGAVLTVNSHAQNSKGSIINHVVKADDAGKVTFDGAMTLSGSQNAIYSTGDGSSVTAVGEGRKVILGNLESADKGTIKVKLHTGDSLFRGASTVDKGDTELALANGALWDMTDSSTVTTLDHSNGGIVDMAYNKDYQRLDMDAYSGRDGMFLMKTDLDSQTDGDKVYMKRAEAGSQGLVQVHDESFLKGKEVTGTKHLLLITDDSKNATFSGLTLDKGGLWDVTPTIQNGQYVHDVMGVKDANDKQWYLTKLEKKANKDTIPLMKAADNSYARYRLDIDSLRKRMGDLRFRNSKDDSGIWVRDFHGAYEGQGTDSRYNGFQLGYDHAANEKSVYGFFGERTISNPKYSYGSSKDHGLSGGLYGTWFGDSGVYTDVVAKWGRDDTSLRTWGDYPDRADYRTRSESLSVEWGKTFTRNDGLFLEPEAQMVLGRLASKDYTTSRGRTVHMGNYDSAIGRLGILLGKRVTEGKHPYDYYLKFSVLHEFGGERKFHLAAPDGETMDYSEDYGDTWQEAGFGGTWHINDHTSLYADAERSFGGNWNKKWQWNVGVNWQF; this is encoded by the coding sequence ATGAAAAACAAGAAACAGCTGACTATGGCGTTGGCCCTGACTCTGGCACTGGGGGGAAGTGTGCCGGTATGGGCGGCGGTGCAGAGTGGGCCCTTGGTGGTGACGGAAAAAGGGCAGACCGTGACCGATGATTTTGATGTGACAAACTGCGGTAATCGGGCGATTCTGGAGATTGGCTCTACTGCTGCCGCTGGTACAGATGACGTGACTACCGTAAATTCCAAGACCATTTCCGGTACCTATTCAAATAAGGGAGAAGCCAACGGCATCTGGGTACATGATGAGTATCCCGGCAAAGTGAACCTGGCCGATGGGATGACCGTGAAGGTAGATGCCACCGGTAATGACTACAACGCTACCGGTATCTACCTGGAAGGGGTGGACCGTAGGCATGATCCTAAAAGTACAGACGAATCGGTGAATGCCAATGAAGAATATAAAAATAATGGCAATCAGATTTCTTCGACTACCGTGAATGTGGGAAGTGGGACTACTATTACGGTGAATGCCGAGGCTCCGGAGAGAAAAACGGGAGTGCGTTTGGACGCCCATGCGTTAGAAAACCACTTTGGTCATATGACAGTAGGAGATAACGTGAATCTCTCGGTGAAATCAGGGGCTTTCTCGTACAATCAGACATCTGGCTTTTATTCCCTTTTTTATGGAGATACCGTCATTGGCAATCATTTTACCAGCACCGCAGAAGCGGTGGCCAACAAGGATACGGGAGAAACGCTCATCAGAGCCATGGAAAGTCTGCATGACTATTTTCATTTGAATAGGCAACAAGTAGAGGCTCTTTCTCATGATCAACTGACCATGGGGAGCGATGCCCATTTGACTTCCACGCTCTTAGTACAGTCACCGGACAACGGGCAACAGCTGATTAATAATGAAGGGTTGGTTCTTTCCAGAACGGATTTCTCCATTGGAGACAGGCTGACCGTTGACACTACGCAGAAGGGTGTAGAACAGGATCCTGAAAAAGAGAGTTCCTATGGTCAAGGACATACTGTGGGTATTTTCGTACACGATACAAAGACGGGTACCATAGGAGCCGGTCTGAAAAATACAGTAACAGTTGCCAATCGTACTGATGATTTTGCAGATGGAATCTTTTTGTCGGGGTGGGAGATGACAAAACGTAGGTATCCGGATTATAACCCGACAGAAGAAGATAAAAAGAAGGATACGACGGAGATTTCCATCAAGGAAGACAGTCATAACGATGTTACCGTGACAGACAGCGCAGTGGGGACGATTCGTGGAATTGAAATGGAATCTAACTCCAAGCTGAATCTGGGAAAAAATGGAGAAATGACGGTTGCGCAAATCCGTGGAAAAGCAGACGCAGTCGATGGGATATATATTGATTCCGCCTCTACCATCCACATGGGAGACAATAGCCAGAATCATATCGTGATTGATTCCGGCAATGCAGGATCTATATATGGGATTAATGCGCAGTCCCAGTCAAAGGTCACCTTAGGAGACGGTAATCAGCAGACAATCCGCATCAATGGTGGTACGGTTACGGATGTATACGGTATTAACCCTTATTCATCTTCGGAAGTGGATGTGGGAGAAAGAGGAACAGCATCAATCTGCATCAATGATGGTACGGTTAGGAATGTATATGGCATCAGCCCTCATTCATCTTCCGAAGTCAATGTGGGAGAAAGAGGAAATGTATCTATCACACAGACGGGTGGAACTGTTTCCCAGCTGTATGGAGTTTATGTATTAGATGATTCCAAATTACAAATCCAAAAGAACGGAACCATATCCATCAGCCAGAAGGACGGGAAATCTTCCAGCATGATCTATGGATTGGAAGCGTATAACAGCTCTACCGTCTCTGCAGAGGATGGGCTGCAGATTCACATTGATTCGGAAAACGACGAATCCACAGGCAATGTAAATGGCCTTTACAACTTCTTTAAAAGTCATATGACCCTTGGGAATAACAGCGATATTTCTGTCGTCGTTAAAAATACCAGTCAGCAACCTGCAAAGGCTGTGGTCAGCGGCATGCGGAATATTCTGGCAAAATCCAGATTTGGCAATGACCTCCACGTGCAGGTGCAGGCTGATAATTATGGAACTGCAGAGGGTATCCGGAATACCGGCGTTGATCTTAACTCCGGAAATAAGAAAAATGGGTCTCCTGCCACTATGATCATCGGCGACAATCTGTCCGTTGACGTAAAAGCGTCTGAACTGTCCAACGGCGGAGCTCCTACCGTGGAAGGCATCCGCAACGGCACAAATCATCTTCCGGGATATACCTTTACGGATGGGAAAAATACGCTGCTTACGGTAGGGAAGAATGCCCAGATTACGGTTACAGCTCCTGATCAGGTGACCGATGTATCGGCGCTCCATTCCTTCAACCATGCCGATGCGGAGATTGGTGACGGTGCCGTCCTCACAGTGAACAGCCATGCGCAGAACAGCAAAGGCAGCATCATCAATCATGTAGTCAAAGCGGATGATGCAGGCAAAGTCACCTTCGACGGCGCCATGACGCTCTCCGGCAGCCAGAATGCCATCTACAGCACCGGTGATGGCAGCTCTGTCACTGCTGTGGGCGAAGGACGCAAGGTGATTCTGGGGAACCTGGAATCGGCTGATAAAGGCACCATCAAGGTCAAGCTCCATACAGGAGATTCTCTCTTCCGTGGGGCATCCACAGTGGACAAGGGCGATACGGAACTGGCCCTGGCCAATGGGGCCCTTTGGGATATGACGGACAGCAGTACGGTGACGACACTGGACCACAGCAATGGCGGCATCGTCGATATGGCCTATAACAAGGATTACCAGCGCCTTGACATGGATGCCTACAGCGGCCGGGATGGCATGTTCTTAATGAAGACGGACCTTGACAGCCAGACCGACGGCGACAAGGTCTATATGAAGCGTGCAGAGGCAGGCTCCCAGGGCCTTGTCCAGGTGCATGATGAAAGTTTCCTCAAGGGAAAGGAAGTCACCGGCACGAAGCATCTGCTGCTCATTACGGATGACAGTAAGAATGCCACCTTCAGCGGCCTGACCCTTGACAAAGGCGGCCTCTGGGATGTGACGCCCACCATCCAGAACGGGCAGTATGTCCATGATGTGATGGGCGTGAAGGATGCCAATGACAAACAGTGGTACCTGACCAAACTGGAAAAGAAAGCCAACAAAGACACCATCCCCCTCATGAAAGCTGCCGATAACAGCTATGCCCGCTACCGCCTGGACATCGACAGCCTGAGAAAGCGCATGGGAGATCTCCGTTTCCGGAATAGTAAGGACGATTCCGGCATCTGGGTCCGGGATTTCCATGGCGCCTATGAAGGACAGGGCACAGACAGCCGATACAACGGTTTCCAGCTGGGCTATGACCACGCTGCCAATGAAAAGAGCGTTTACGGGTTCTTCGGAGAGCGGACCATTTCCAATCCGAAATACAGCTATGGTTCCTCCAAAGACCACGGCCTTTCCGGCGGCCTCTACGGCACCTGGTTCGGGGACAGCGGTGTATATACCGACGTGGTGGCCAAATGGGGCCGGGACGATACCAGCCTCAGGACCTGGGGCGACTATCCTGACAGGGCCGACTATCGCACCCGCAGCGAAAGTCTTTCTGTGGAATGGGGCAAAACCTTCACTAGAAACGACGGTCTCTTCCTGGAACCGGAAGCACAGATGGTGCTGGGCCGCCTGGCAAGCAAAGACTACACCACCAGCCGTGGCAGGACGGTGCACATGGGGAACTATGACAGCGCCATCGGCCGCCTGGGCATCCTTCTGGGCAAACGGGTAACGGAAGGAAAACATCCTTACGACTATTACCTGAAATTCTCTGTGCTCCACGAATTCGGCGGGGAAAGGAAGTTCCATCTGGCAGCGCCCGACGGAGAAACCATGGACTACAGCGAAGACTACGGAGACACATGGCAGGAAGCCGGTTTCGGCGGCACCTGGCACATCAATGATCACACCAGTCTTTACGCGGACGCAGAAAGAAGCTTTGGGGGGAACTGGAATAAGAAATGGCAGTGGAACGTGGGCGTCAACTGGCAGTTCTGA
- a CDS encoding type II secretion system protein, which yields MQTDLKSNGKPHKKSGGFTLIEIIAVMAIIGGLAAALLPSINTAMNKSRDSQLISNLAVLESGAKMYQLETGKAPGDIDTLRKGKYVPDREYQDIQMEGAGEDGEIVFQGRLSDGRTVKSNELGTTKNGEGA from the coding sequence ATGCAAACAGACCTGAAATCTAACGGGAAACCCCATAAGAAATCCGGAGGCTTCACCCTGATCGAAATCATCGCCGTCATGGCCATCATCGGGGGATTGGCGGCCGCCCTGCTGCCTTCCATCAACACAGCCATGAACAAATCCCGGGACAGCCAGTTGATTTCCAATCTGGCCGTACTGGAAAGCGGTGCCAAAATGTACCAGCTGGAAACGGGCAAGGCCCCGGGGGATATCGATACCCTGCGGAAGGGCAAGTACGTGCCTGACCGGGAATACCAGGACATCCAGATGGAGGGAGCCGGCGAAGACGGGGAAATCGTATTCCAGGGCAGGCTTTCTGACGGACGTACCGTCAAGAGCAACGAACTGGGCACCACCAAAAACGGAGAAGGGGCATGA
- a CDS encoding protease inhibitor I42 family protein, whose product MHLRKSLTALALGLSMSLPLSAFAFGHTTLLSESYSSGRASGTVPFADGLKEAYQQNNLNHIIKEKANALGKAAGGQATLSYEVTVNRPSLFSVILKAQGDRTVYGGLNLDTTDGNVIEDKDLFYTNSAEYAQNIQGRSYVFAEDGVRIASTPDGPYDTLVPYTRILKALNVAEGARLLTSYKLDSLAENMTLPLKKGELVALYMESNPTSGNQWVLADQSGHEGFVNLGHSFTLPMQNPTGQAGSPGVTILFASFDRPGDYQLKALYGKTLAAPLRERVYRFHVE is encoded by the coding sequence ATGCATCTGCGAAAATCTCTCACGGCTCTGGCACTGGGGCTTTCTATGTCCCTGCCCCTTTCTGCCTTTGCTTTTGGCCATACCACCCTGCTTTCGGAATCCTACAGCAGCGGCAGGGCTTCCGGGACCGTTCCCTTTGCGGACGGACTGAAGGAAGCCTACCAGCAGAACAACCTGAACCACATCATCAAGGAAAAGGCCAACGCCCTGGGCAAGGCCGCCGGAGGCCAGGCCACCCTGAGCTATGAAGTGACCGTGAACCGGCCCAGCCTGTTCAGTGTGATCTTGAAGGCCCAGGGGGACCGGACCGTCTACGGGGGACTGAACCTGGACACCACCGATGGCAATGTGATCGAGGACAAGGATCTGTTCTATACCAACAGCGCCGAGTATGCCCAAAACATCCAGGGCCGATCCTACGTATTTGCCGAAGACGGGGTGCGCATCGCCAGTACCCCGGATGGCCCGTATGATACGCTGGTGCCCTATACCCGGATCCTGAAAGCCCTGAATGTGGCGGAAGGAGCCCGGCTGCTGACCAGTTACAAGCTGGATTCCCTGGCGGAGAACATGACCCTGCCCCTGAAGAAGGGCGAACTGGTGGCCCTGTACATGGAATCCAACCCCACCAGCGGCAACCAGTGGGTACTGGCAGACCAGAGCGGCCATGAGGGATTTGTGAACCTGGGCCACTCCTTTACCTTGCCCATGCAGAACCCCACCGGCCAGGCCGGTTCCCCCGGTGTGACCATCCTGTTTGCCAGTTTCGACCGGCCCGGGGATTACCAGCTGAAAGCCCTGTACGGCAAGACCCTGGCGGCTCCCCTGCGGGAACGGGTATACAGGTTCCACGTGGAGTAG
- a CDS encoding desulfoferrodoxin family protein, translated as MEQKFYKCAHCGKIIAVVKETGVPVMCCGQKMDELVPNTTDAAQEKHVPVVEVKGNLVTVTVGSVLHPMQPEHYIEWISLHTKQGNQRKELHPGDAPKAEFALVDGDEVESAYAYCNLHGLWKK; from the coding sequence ATGGAACAAAAATTCTACAAATGTGCCCATTGTGGGAAAATCATTGCTGTTGTAAAAGAGACCGGCGTACCGGTGATGTGCTGCGGCCAGAAAATGGATGAACTGGTACCCAACACTACGGACGCTGCCCAGGAAAAACACGTTCCGGTGGTGGAAGTGAAAGGGAACCTGGTCACTGTGACTGTGGGTTCTGTGCTGCACCCTATGCAGCCGGAACATTACATTGAATGGATCAGCCTGCACACCAAACAGGGGAACCAGAGAAAGGAACTGCATCCGGGGGATGCGCCCAAAGCTGAATTTGCCCTGGTGGATGGGGACGAAGTGGAATCCGCTTACGCCTATTGCAACCTGCACGGACTGTGGAAGAAGTAA
- a CDS encoding YggS family pyridoxal phosphate-dependent enzyme: MLQDNIATVQARINEALARRTEPKITGNTVTILAVTKNHPASVITDTLACGLTEIGENRVQEAMHKQAVLPAGGHWHLIGHLQTNKAKHAVEHFDMIESVDSLKILDHLEKAAVELGKMQDVLLQINEAGEEQKSGFAPEDFRAAIPELKNYPHIRVRGVMVIAQATDHVEETRPVFAAGYKDFVYLKEALKSDAVDTLSMGMTHDYWIAVEEGANEVRVGSALFGARDYSLKF; encoded by the coding sequence ATGTTACAAGACAATATTGCAACGGTGCAGGCCAGAATCAACGAGGCTCTGGCCAGACGGACCGAACCCAAGATCACCGGGAATACGGTGACCATCCTGGCAGTGACCAAGAACCATCCTGCTTCTGTAATCACCGATACCCTGGCCTGCGGGCTGACGGAAATCGGTGAAAACCGGGTGCAGGAAGCCATGCACAAACAGGCCGTGTTGCCTGCCGGCGGCCACTGGCATCTGATCGGCCATCTGCAGACCAACAAGGCCAAACATGCGGTGGAACATTTTGACATGATCGAAAGTGTGGACAGTCTGAAGATCCTGGACCATCTGGAAAAGGCGGCTGTGGAACTGGGCAAGATGCAGGATGTGCTGCTGCAGATCAACGAGGCCGGGGAAGAGCAGAAAAGCGGCTTTGCCCCCGAAGACTTCCGGGCCGCCATTCCGGAACTGAAGAACTATCCCCATATCCGGGTGCGGGGGGTCATGGTGATCGCCCAGGCGACGGACCATGTGGAAGAGACCCGTCCGGTATTCGCCGCCGGGTACAAGGATTTCGTCTATCTGAAAGAGGCTCTGAAGAGCGACGCCGTGGATACCCTTTCCATGGGCATGACCCACGATTACTGGATCGCCGTGGAAGAAGGGGCCAATGAGGTGCGGGTAGGGTCCGCCCTGTTCGGCGCCCGGGATTACTCCCTGAAATTTTAA
- a CDS encoding phosphate--AMP phosphotransferase: MLDMIDLKTKLSKEAYNERIGDEENRLGFLQRAIRDARIPVIILFEGFRASWRSQLINKVIHALDPRGFRVYSASKTTEKQKESPFFLQFWKELPPAGQISIHHRAWYFLRNEHAVGDPDEAAEWYHVSFDEINNFERELVQGGYVVIKIFTHISKKQQRENLAKGMEALGSRWEKLAPAGIEGVDYDAYRDVYEKMLAATNTDVAPWHIVPMEDKRTGIERVFQVLITALEEALKDRQRPMDPEKGPVKDLSIPNILSRYNPDQPMDEEEYEKKLKKYQKRLGELQYELAKRKIGTIIAFEGQDAGGKGGAIKRLSESFDPLGYRVNPVSAPNEWEKQFHYLWRFWTKVPRPGEIAIFDRTWYGRVLVERIEGFAKISEWRRAYEEINDMERQWVKQGIIVQKFWMQISNEEQLKRFQDRENDPNKTWKITQEDWRNRSKWDQYVEAENEMLYRTDTREAPWTVVEANNKLFARLKVLETMIRRMESALK; encoded by the coding sequence GTGTTAGATATGATCGACTTGAAAACAAAGCTTTCCAAAGAAGCATATAATGAAAGAATCGGGGACGAGGAAAACCGTCTGGGATTTCTGCAGCGGGCCATCCGGGATGCCAGGATCCCGGTGATCATCCTGTTCGAGGGGTTCCGTGCCTCCTGGCGCAGCCAGCTGATCAACAAGGTGATCCATGCCCTGGACCCCCGGGGCTTTCGGGTGTATTCGGCTTCCAAAACCACGGAAAAGCAGAAGGAAAGTCCGTTCTTCCTCCAGTTCTGGAAAGAACTGCCGCCGGCAGGACAGATCTCCATCCATCACCGTGCCTGGTATTTCCTGCGGAACGAACACGCTGTGGGGGATCCGGACGAAGCGGCGGAATGGTACCATGTGAGCTTTGATGAGATCAACAACTTCGAACGGGAACTGGTCCAGGGTGGGTATGTGGTGATCAAAATCTTCACCCACATTTCCAAGAAGCAGCAGCGGGAGAATCTGGCCAAAGGCATGGAGGCCCTGGGCAGCCGCTGGGAAAAACTGGCACCAGCAGGCATCGAGGGCGTGGATTACGACGCCTATAGGGATGTGTATGAAAAGATGCTGGCGGCCACCAATACGGATGTGGCGCCCTGGCATATCGTCCCCATGGAGGATAAACGTACCGGCATCGAAAGGGTGTTCCAGGTACTGATCACGGCGCTGGAAGAAGCCCTGAAGGACAGACAGCGACCGATGGATCCGGAAAAGGGCCCGGTGAAAGATCTGAGCATCCCCAACATCCTGAGCCGGTACAATCCGGACCAGCCCATGGATGAAGAAGAATATGAGAAAAAGCTGAAAAAGTACCAGAAACGGCTGGGCGAACTGCAGTATGAACTGGCCAAACGGAAGATCGGTACCATCATTGCCTTCGAAGGACAGGATGCCGGTGGCAAGGGCGGCGCCATCAAGCGGCTGTCCGAATCCTTCGATCCCCTGGGGTATCGGGTGAACCCGGTGAGTGCCCCCAATGAATGGGAAAAGCAGTTCCACTACCTGTGGCGGTTCTGGACAAAGGTGCCCCGTCCGGGGGAAATCGCCATTTTCGACCGGACCTGGTATGGCCGGGTGCTGGTGGAGCGGATCGAGGGCTTTGCCAAGATCAGCGAATGGCGCCGGGCCTATGAGGAAATCAACGACATGGAACGCCAGTGGGTGAAACAGGGGATCATCGTCCAGAAATTCTGGATGCAGATCAGCAATGAGGAACAGCTGAAGCGGTTCCAGGACCGGGAAAATGATCCCAACAAGACCTGGAAGATCACGCAGGAAGACTGGCGGAACCGGTCCAAATGGGACCAGTACGTGGAAGCGGAGAATGAGATGCTGTACCGCACGGATACCCGCGAAGCCCCCTGGACGGTGGTGGAGGCCAACAACAAACTGTTTGCCCGTCTGAAGGTGCTGGAAACCATGATCCGGCGCATGGAGAGTGCGTTGAAATAA
- a CDS encoding 2-hydroxyacid dehydrogenase gives MKVLCYGVRDVELPIFEACNKEFGYDIKCVPDYLNTKETAEMAKGFDAVILRGNCFANKQNLDIYKKLGVKYILTRTAGTDHIDKEYAKQLGFPMAFVPRYSPNAIAELAVTQAMMLLRHTAYTTSRTSKKNFKVDAFMFSKEVRNCTVGVVGLGRIGRVAAQIFHGMGATVIGEDVFQIKGIEDYCTQVSLDELLAKSDIITIHAPYIKENGAVVTKEFLNKMKDGAILVNCARGQLADTAAVIEAVESGKLGGYGCDVIDGEAELFGKDLEGQKLTNPLFEKLIDLYPRVLITPHLGSYTDEAVKNMVEISYQNLKELSEGKECPNQIK, from the coding sequence ATGAAGGTTTTATGTTATGGTGTAAGAGATGTTGAACTGCCGATTTTTGAAGCCTGCAACAAAGAATTTGGCTATGACATCAAATGCGTTCCTGATTATCTGAATACGAAAGAAACCGCTGAAATGGCCAAAGGGTTTGATGCAGTCATTCTGCGTGGCAACTGCTTCGCCAACAAACAAAACCTGGACATTTACAAAAAACTGGGCGTAAAATACATCCTGACCCGTACTGCCGGCACGGATCATATCGATAAGGAATATGCCAAACAACTGGGCTTCCCCATGGCTTTCGTTCCCCGTTATTCTCCCAACGCCATTGCTGAACTGGCTGTAACCCAAGCTATGATGCTGCTGCGTCATACGGCTTATACCACCAGCCGTACGTCCAAAAAGAACTTCAAAGTAGATGCTTTCATGTTCTCCAAAGAAGTACGGAACTGCACCGTGGGTGTTGTGGGCCTGGGCCGTATCGGCCGTGTGGCTGCCCAGATCTTCCATGGCATGGGCGCTACCGTCATCGGCGAAGACGTATTCCAGATCAAAGGCATCGAAGATTACTGCACCCAGGTTTCCCTGGATGAACTGCTGGCCAAATCCGACATCATCACCATCCACGCTCCGTACATCAAAGAAAACGGCGCTGTGGTTACGAAAGAATTCCTGAACAAGATGAAGGACGGGGCCATCCTGGTGAACTGCGCCCGTGGTCAGCTGGCTGATACCGCAGCTGTCATCGAAGCCGTTGAAAGCGGCAAACTGGGCGGTTATGGCTGCGACGTTATCGACGGGGAAGCTGAACTGTTCGGCAAAGACCTGGAAGGTCAAAAACTGACCAACCCCCTGTTCGAAAAACTGATCGACCTGTATCCCAGAGTCCTGATCACTCCCCATCTGGGTTCCTACACCGACGAAGCCGTGAAGAACATGGTGGAAATCTCCTATCAGAACCTGAAGGAACTGTCCGAAGGCAAGGAATGCCCCAACCAGATCAAATAA